A window of Rufibacter sp. LB8 contains these coding sequences:
- a CDS encoding type II 3-dehydroquinate dehydratase: MKILLLNGPNLNLLGRREKSIYGSRSFEDYLEKDLLPAFPDLELEYYQSNMEGELINKLHEVGFHYQGIVFNAGAYTHTSLALADAIAAIETPVVEVHISNVYAREATRHATFIGGRCVGSISGFGLESYRLALQYFERLKPSKVGFNYKKA; encoded by the coding sequence ATGAAAATATTATTACTCAACGGCCCCAACCTGAACCTGCTGGGCCGCCGCGAAAAGTCCATTTATGGGTCCCGTTCCTTTGAAGACTACCTGGAGAAAGACCTGCTGCCCGCCTTCCCAGACCTGGAACTGGAGTACTACCAATCTAATATGGAGGGCGAACTCATCAACAAACTGCACGAGGTGGGTTTTCATTACCAGGGCATTGTGTTCAACGCCGGTGCCTACACGCACACCTCTTTGGCCTTGGCAGACGCCATTGCCGCCATTGAGACGCCCGTTGTGGAAGTGCATATCTCCAACGTGTACGCCCGCGAGGCCACCCGCCACGCCACCTTTATTGGCGGCCGCTGCGTGGGCAGCATCTCTGGGTTTGGGCTGGAAAGTTATCGGCTTGCCTTGCAGTACTTTGAGCGCCTGAAGCCGTCTAAAGTGGGATTTAATTACAAGAAAGCGTAA
- a CDS encoding glycosyltransferase family 87 protein: MSSITTSKLGAVLTFLSRGRVVLAVWVLLAVIATSKQILKGNYNNYLIFKNSFWHAWEQKNLYAAYPAEYFDLFYYGPIFPVLMAPFAVLPDFLGGLLWQLANNLFLFYAISRLPLKHSRTIAVLWLVAHEALTAMFNFQINAGIAALVIMSLCLIREKKDFWAACLIMLGTFIKLYGIVGVAFFFFSRQKPTLVLSCIFWAMVFFGLPMLLFTPDFVLQSYQDWYTALAAKNQLNSTSIMQDISVMGMARRILQDPTLPNLPFLAAGLVLFFLPYLRISQYRHAAFQMMLLASVLLFVVLFSSGSESPTYVIAFTGVALWFMLQGRPIKPLYVGLMVFAFLLTSLSPSDLFPKVVREEFIKPFSLKALPCLLVWLAVTYDLLKTNFAQASAVAPDQEPATALPE; the protein is encoded by the coding sequence ATGTCCTCTATAACTACTAGCAAGTTAGGTGCAGTGCTTACGTTCCTGAGTCGGGGCCGGGTGGTGCTGGCGGTCTGGGTGTTGCTGGCCGTTATTGCCACCTCCAAGCAAATCCTGAAGGGGAATTACAACAACTACCTCATTTTCAAGAACTCCTTCTGGCACGCCTGGGAACAGAAAAACCTCTACGCGGCCTACCCCGCTGAGTATTTCGACCTGTTCTATTACGGCCCCATTTTTCCGGTGCTCATGGCGCCCTTTGCCGTGCTGCCCGATTTTCTGGGCGGCTTGTTGTGGCAACTGGCCAACAATCTGTTCTTATTTTATGCCATAAGCCGGTTGCCGCTCAAGCACAGCAGAACTATTGCCGTGCTCTGGCTGGTAGCGCATGAGGCCCTCACGGCCATGTTCAATTTCCAGATCAATGCCGGCATTGCGGCCCTGGTGATCATGAGTTTGTGCCTGATCAGGGAAAAGAAAGATTTTTGGGCCGCGTGCCTGATTATGCTGGGTACGTTCATTAAACTGTATGGCATTGTGGGCGTGGCTTTCTTCTTTTTCTCCCGGCAGAAACCTACCTTGGTTTTAAGTTGCATTTTCTGGGCGATGGTGTTCTTTGGCTTGCCCATGCTACTATTCACCCCAGATTTCGTGCTTCAATCTTACCAGGATTGGTACACGGCCCTTGCGGCCAAAAACCAGTTGAACAGCACCAGCATTATGCAAGACATAAGCGTGATGGGCATGGCCCGAAGGATTCTTCAGGACCCCACCCTTCCCAACTTGCCCTTTTTGGCGGCGGGCCTGGTACTGTTCTTTCTGCCGTACCTGCGCATTTCACAGTACAGACATGCGGCGTTCCAGATGATGTTGCTGGCGTCTGTGTTGCTGTTTGTGGTCTTGTTCAGTTCGGGGTCAGAGTCTCCTACCTACGTGATTGCCTTTACCGGCGTGGCGCTTTGGTTTATGCTGCAAGGCAGACCCATTAAGCCGCTGTACGTGGGGCTCATGGTGTTTGCCTTTCTCCTCACCAGCTTGTCGCCGTCTGACCTGTTTCCCAAAGTGGTGCGCGAAGAGTTTATCAAACCTTTTTCCTTAAAGGCCTTGCCGTGTCTGTTGGTGTGGCTGGCGGTGACGTATGATCTGCTGAAAACCAATTTCGCGCAGGCTTCTGCCGTTGCCCCAGACCAAGAACCGGCCACCGCGCTGCCTGAGTAA
- a CDS encoding MarC family protein produces the protein MFDFSLKEIVSVSLILFAIIDILGSIPIIIELRRREGVIQSEKATLVAGILMFVFLFVGDGILKLFGIDFASFALAGAIIIFLMGMEMVLGIHLFHSNPEVKTGSIVPLAFPLIVGAGTMTTLLSLRAAYALPNVLVGILLNLVFVYIVLKSSNWLERKLGQNGTEVLRKVFGVILLAIAIKLFKTHVSI, from the coding sequence ATGTTTGACTTCAGCCTTAAGGAGATTGTCTCTGTAAGCCTTATTCTGTTCGCCATCATTGACATTCTGGGGTCCATTCCCATTATTATTGAACTGCGCCGCCGCGAAGGCGTGATTCAGTCTGAGAAAGCCACACTGGTGGCAGGCATACTTATGTTTGTGTTCCTGTTTGTAGGCGACGGTATTTTAAAACTCTTCGGGATTGATTTTGCCTCTTTTGCGCTGGCAGGTGCCATTATTATTTTTCTGATGGGCATGGAGATGGTGTTAGGTATTCATTTGTTCCATTCCAACCCAGAGGTGAAAACCGGGTCCATTGTGCCGTTGGCGTTCCCGCTCATTGTAGGGGCGGGCACCATGACCACGCTGCTTTCCTTGCGCGCCGCGTATGCCTTGCCAAATGTGCTGGTGGGCATTCTTTTGAACTTGGTGTTTGTGTACATTGTGCTCAAAAGCTCCAATTGGCTGGAACGCAAGCTGGGCCAGAACGGCACCGAAGTGCTCCGGAAGGTCTTTGGCGTGATTCTGCTGGCCATTGCCATCAAGCTGTTCAAGACGCACGTTTCCATCTAA
- a CDS encoding aminotransferase class V-fold PLP-dependent enzyme produces the protein MFNFYPGPSKVYPEVRDFMGMAYDEGILSIPHRSERFVQMMRELVGLLRTKLNIPQDYYIFFPSSATECWEMIAQSLTPHKSLHVYNGSFGEKWYQYAKKLRPDAYGQAFDVQHELDAPNLPLEEDTDVICVTQNETSNGTQVSMNTLLKLQNQFKDPLLAVDATSSMAGLNLKFIRADIWFASVQKCFGLPAGMAVLVCSPRTIQRAKALNDRKHYNSLVFLHEKMLNYQTGHTPNVLNLYLMRRMLEKLPLIKTIDQQLVKRSKDLYSFFEEYTQVKLLVENPEVRSQTVLTLQGKDKQILEIKKHAAAQNLLLGNGYGALAKSTFRIANFPAIIDEEYVALQDFFSKNYH, from the coding sequence ATGTTCAACTTTTACCCCGGCCCGTCCAAAGTTTACCCAGAGGTTAGAGACTTTATGGGCATGGCGTATGATGAAGGCATTCTGAGTATTCCTCACCGCAGCGAGCGCTTTGTGCAGATGATGCGGGAGTTGGTGGGGTTGCTGCGCACCAAGCTGAACATTCCACAGGATTACTACATTTTCTTCCCGTCGTCGGCTACGGAGTGCTGGGAGATGATTGCCCAGAGCCTCACGCCGCACAAAAGCCTGCACGTGTACAACGGTTCCTTCGGCGAGAAATGGTACCAGTATGCCAAAAAGCTGAGACCAGATGCTTACGGCCAGGCCTTTGACGTGCAGCATGAACTGGATGCGCCCAATCTGCCCCTGGAAGAAGACACCGATGTGATCTGCGTGACCCAAAACGAAACCTCCAACGGCACGCAGGTGAGCATGAACACCTTGCTCAAGCTGCAGAACCAGTTCAAAGACCCACTGCTGGCCGTTGACGCCACTTCCAGCATGGCGGGCCTCAACCTCAAATTCATACGCGCCGATATCTGGTTTGCCTCGGTACAGAAATGTTTCGGGTTACCAGCGGGCATGGCGGTGCTGGTGTGTTCGCCACGCACCATACAACGGGCCAAAGCGCTCAATGATAGAAAGCACTACAACAGCCTGGTGTTTCTGCATGAGAAAATGCTCAATTACCAGACCGGCCACACGCCCAACGTGCTCAATCTCTACCTCATGCGCCGCATGCTGGAGAAACTGCCGCTCATTAAAACCATAGACCAGCAACTGGTGAAACGCTCTAAGGACCTGTACAGCTTCTTTGAGGAATACACGCAGGTAAAACTGTTGGTGGAAAACCCCGAGGTGCGGTCTCAGACGGTGCTCACGCTACAGGGCAAAGACAAGCAGATTCTGGAGATCAAGAAACACGCGGCGGCGCAGAATCTGCTGCTGGGCAACGGTTACGGGGCGCTGGCCAAAAGCACGTTCAGAATCGCTAATTTCCCGGCTATCATAGATGAGGAGTACGTGGCGCTGCAGGACTTCTTCTCTAAAAATTATCATTAG
- the rnhA gene encoding ribonuclease HI, giving the protein MIEIYTDGASRGNPGPGGYGVILRYGPHVKELSEGFRKTTNNRMELLAVIAGLEAITKPGIPVTVFSDSKYVVDAVEKRWVFGWEKKGFTGKANPDLWQRFLQIYRKHQVKFVWVRGHAGHAENERCDELAVAAALQPNLLPDRGFEASK; this is encoded by the coding sequence TTGATAGAGATTTACACAGATGGCGCCTCGCGCGGAAACCCCGGCCCCGGCGGCTACGGCGTTATTTTGCGCTACGGCCCGCATGTGAAGGAATTGAGCGAAGGCTTCCGGAAGACCACCAATAACCGCATGGAGCTTCTGGCCGTGATTGCGGGGCTGGAGGCCATCACCAAACCCGGCATTCCCGTCACCGTTTTCTCAGACTCCAAATACGTGGTAGATGCCGTGGAGAAACGCTGGGTGTTTGGCTGGGAAAAGAAAGGCTTCACGGGCAAGGCCAACCCAGATCTCTGGCAGCGGTTCCTGCAGATTTATAGAAAACACCAGGTGAAATTTGTCTGGGTACGCGGCCACGCCGGCCACGCCGAAAACGAACGCTGCGATGAACTGGCCGTAGCCGCCGCCCTGCAACCCAACCTGCTCCCAGACCGCGGCTTTGAAGCGAGTAAGTAA
- the cdd gene encoding cytidine deaminase, with product MTEKVQLNISYEVVSSIAALTDQEQQVMHLAQQATQNAYAPYSNYLVGAALMLSDGSLHQGTNQENAAYPSGLCAERTLLFGVGSNFPDQTMDLLAVTVRRRHETHFLPACPCGACRQVLAEYQNRQGKPMKLLMQAEGGKIIRLQQVEDLLPFMFTKDQL from the coding sequence ATGACCGAGAAAGTACAACTGAACATCTCCTATGAGGTGGTTTCTTCCATAGCCGCCCTCACTGACCAAGAACAACAGGTGATGCACCTGGCTCAGCAAGCCACCCAAAACGCCTACGCCCCTTATTCTAACTACCTGGTGGGCGCGGCCTTAATGCTCTCAGACGGAAGCCTGCACCAGGGCACCAACCAGGAGAATGCGGCTTACCCATCAGGGCTCTGTGCCGAAAGGACTTTGCTGTTTGGCGTGGGTTCCAATTTTCCAGACCAGACCATGGACCTGCTGGCCGTGACCGTCCGGCGAAGACATGAAACGCATTTCCTGCCCGCCTGCCCCTGCGGTGCTTGCCGCCAGGTACTGGCCGAGTACCAGAACCGCCAGGGAAAGCCCATGAAACTCTTGATGCAGGCTGAAGGCGGAAAAATCATTCGATTACAGCAAGTGGAGGATCTGTTGCCGTTCATGTTCACCAAAGACCAGCTGTAG
- a CDS encoding alpha/beta hydrolase, with the protein MAATHRTLQVPRTAHLHQWGDLSSDTRHLWIVCHGYGQLAKYFIRHFEGLHDPETVVIAPEALSRFYLKDFNGRVGATWMTKEERLLEIEDYIRYLNLVREQAMALAPNAQLHVLGFSQGAATVCRWLAQAQWPVAQLILWAGVFPEDMEMAQAKSALGNAKITYVYGLQDQFVSDEKVQAQLTRVREAGLEPSILTFTGKHELNADILLQLKTL; encoded by the coding sequence TTGGCCGCCACGCACCGCACCCTGCAAGTTCCGCGCACGGCGCACCTCCACCAGTGGGGCGATTTATCCTCAGACACGCGCCATCTCTGGATTGTCTGCCACGGCTATGGCCAGCTGGCCAAATACTTCATCCGGCATTTTGAGGGACTGCATGATCCTGAAACCGTAGTCATTGCCCCGGAGGCTTTGTCCAGGTTCTACCTGAAAGACTTCAACGGACGCGTGGGCGCCACCTGGATGACCAAGGAAGAACGCCTGCTGGAGATTGAGGACTACATCCGGTACCTGAACCTGGTTCGGGAACAAGCCATGGCCTTGGCGCCCAATGCCCAACTGCACGTGCTGGGTTTCTCCCAGGGCGCGGCCACTGTCTGCCGTTGGCTGGCCCAGGCCCAGTGGCCCGTGGCGCAGTTAATTTTGTGGGCTGGCGTGTTCCCAGAGGACATGGAAATGGCGCAGGCCAAATCTGCCTTAGGCAACGCCAAGATCACTTACGTCTACGGCCTGCAAGACCAGTTTGTCTCTGATGAAAAAGTACAGGCCCAACTAACCCGCGTGCGCGAAGCCGGCCTGGAGCCGTCCATCCTCACCTTTACCGGCAAGCATGAACTGAACGCAGACATCCTGCTCCAACTGAAAACGCTGTAA
- a CDS encoding DUF5723 family protein, with the protein MASFHNNYRALAAGLALVAGSVFTSSQAQAQSGVSLYHLGNRTIQVNQFNPAQQVESNFHLALPFISKQSYSVSNAFSFNDVFEKTGPGRYHLLNDALYERVEDNGFLGLEIDKMTLLQVGFNLPQSGWGFTVFSNLSSANQLFYSKGLFQLLLDGTAQSIGRELVLDKAQLSSMTYLDAGVGVQKVLMGGKLKVGANVKYLMGVAYMQSDQNLRLSVTTDPNTYEMTFRTNDISWDYALPVGKPGVPLSDQESWESNFSPTQHTGFAVDLGATYKLLEKLDLSVAVTDLGAITWKNVSQDYVEDKTFTFSGVDLEENDASLADSLEKYFDAKNRVVGDKRVALASKLLLSGKYQLTKNDAFNATYFSVLDGREMRSSYALGYTRTFGKVLALSVNAVKQPQQIIGLGLGTALTLGGAQLYVASDNVFGALKLADTRGTDLRFGLNFVVGNSSEKAVKKEKKPKKEKTEKAEAPVVSKV; encoded by the coding sequence ATGGCATCTTTTCACAATAATTATAGAGCCCTGGCGGCTGGGCTGGCTTTGGTGGCCGGGTCCGTATTCACTTCCTCGCAGGCGCAGGCGCAATCTGGCGTGTCTTTGTACCATTTGGGCAACAGAACCATTCAGGTAAACCAATTCAACCCGGCGCAGCAGGTAGAAAGCAATTTCCATTTGGCCTTGCCATTCATTTCTAAGCAGAGTTACAGCGTGAGCAACGCGTTCTCGTTTAATGACGTGTTTGAGAAAACCGGGCCGGGCAGGTACCATTTGCTCAATGATGCGCTGTATGAGCGGGTAGAAGACAACGGTTTTCTGGGGCTGGAGATTGACAAAATGACCTTGCTGCAGGTAGGGTTCAATCTGCCTCAATCTGGCTGGGGATTCACCGTTTTCTCCAATCTGTCATCGGCTAACCAGCTGTTTTATTCCAAAGGCCTGTTCCAATTGCTTCTGGACGGCACCGCCCAATCCATTGGCCGTGAACTGGTCTTGGACAAGGCGCAGCTTTCTTCCATGACGTACCTGGACGCCGGCGTGGGCGTGCAGAAAGTGTTGATGGGCGGAAAACTCAAAGTGGGTGCCAACGTGAAATACTTGATGGGCGTGGCCTACATGCAGTCTGACCAAAACCTACGGCTGAGCGTGACCACAGACCCCAACACCTATGAGATGACGTTCAGAACCAATGACATTTCCTGGGATTACGCCTTGCCCGTGGGCAAACCGGGCGTGCCCTTGTCTGACCAGGAAAGCTGGGAAAGCAATTTCAGCCCCACGCAGCACACCGGTTTTGCGGTAGACTTGGGAGCCACTTATAAGCTATTGGAGAAACTGGACCTATCTGTGGCCGTCACAGACCTTGGCGCCATCACCTGGAAAAACGTGTCTCAGGATTACGTGGAAGACAAGACCTTCACTTTTTCTGGCGTGGACCTGGAGGAGAATGACGCTAGCCTTGCCGACTCTTTGGAAAAATATTTTGACGCCAAGAACAGGGTGGTGGGCGACAAACGCGTGGCGCTGGCCTCTAAACTCTTGTTGTCTGGCAAGTACCAACTCACAAAAAATGATGCGTTCAACGCCACCTACTTTTCTGTGCTGGACGGCCGCGAAATGCGCAGTTCCTATGCTTTGGGTTACACCAGAACGTTTGGCAAAGTGCTGGCGCTCTCCGTGAACGCCGTGAAGCAACCGCAACAAATCATTGGCCTGGGTCTGGGCACGGCCCTTACGCTAGGCGGCGCGCAGCTTTATGTGGCCTCAGATAACGTATTTGGGGCACTTAAACTGGCAGACACGCGCGGCACTGACCTGAGATTTGGGTTGAACTTTGTGGTTGGCAATAGCTCTGAGAAAGCTGTTAAGAAGGAGAAAAAACCTAAAAAGGAGAAAACCGAAAAGGCAGAAGCCCCGGTGGTGTCAAAGGTGTAA
- a CDS encoding saccharopine dehydrogenase family protein, with translation MKKILLLGAGRSASVLIEYLLDHAPKENWEVAIGDVHVNHLSNAVHLSSYSRPFVFNVHDQTQREREVSQADVVISMLPALFHPVVAQTCLALGKHLVTASYVPPEIKAMHEAAQAKGITFLMECGLDPGIDHMSAMQIIHRIQQEGGEITCFKSFTGGLVAPESDNNPWHYKFSWNPRNVVLAGQGTAKFIENGTYKYIPYPKLYQRTESFLVDGFGYFDGYANRDSMSYREPYGLQNIPTMLRGTLRRPGYCQAWQVLVQLGLTDDSYQLEDASQMTYRELVESFLPAAATGNDQSLQDRVADYVGLPADADALNLVKWTGLFDEIPIGLKQATPAQALEHLLVQKWKLSPGDKDMIVMLHQFSYTLKGQEKQLSASLVVLGDDEVHTAMAKTVGLPIGIATKLLLQGKLTQRGVVVPLQADLYTPVLAELKDLGIDFVERETDMAF, from the coding sequence ATGAAAAAGATATTACTGCTGGGCGCCGGCCGGTCTGCGTCTGTCCTCATTGAATACCTGTTAGACCATGCCCCCAAAGAGAATTGGGAAGTGGCCATTGGCGATGTGCATGTTAATCATCTGTCTAACGCGGTGCACCTGAGCTCCTACTCGCGGCCCTTTGTCTTCAACGTGCATGACCAAACCCAGCGTGAACGCGAAGTAAGCCAGGCCGATGTGGTGATTTCCATGCTGCCCGCGCTGTTTCACCCGGTGGTGGCCCAAACCTGCCTGGCCCTGGGCAAGCATTTGGTGACCGCTTCCTACGTGCCCCCGGAGATCAAAGCCATGCATGAAGCCGCCCAGGCCAAAGGCATCACCTTTCTGATGGAATGCGGCCTGGACCCGGGCATTGACCACATGTCGGCTATGCAGATTATTCACCGCATACAGCAAGAGGGCGGCGAGATCACGTGTTTCAAATCGTTCACGGGCGGTTTGGTGGCCCCGGAATCTGACAACAACCCCTGGCACTACAAATTCAGCTGGAACCCAAGAAACGTGGTACTGGCCGGGCAAGGCACCGCCAAATTCATTGAGAACGGCACCTACAAATACATTCCGTACCCCAAACTCTACCAACGCACTGAATCTTTCCTGGTAGACGGCTTCGGATATTTTGACGGCTACGCCAACCGTGACTCCATGAGTTACCGTGAACCGTACGGCCTCCAGAACATTCCTACCATGCTGCGCGGCACGCTTCGGCGGCCGGGCTACTGTCAGGCTTGGCAAGTGCTGGTGCAACTGGGCCTCACCGATGATTCTTACCAACTGGAAGACGCCTCCCAAATGACCTACCGTGAACTGGTGGAGAGTTTTCTGCCGGCCGCCGCCACAGGCAATGACCAAAGCCTGCAAGACCGCGTGGCAGACTACGTGGGCCTGCCTGCCGATGCAGACGCCTTGAACCTGGTGAAATGGACCGGCTTGTTTGACGAAATACCCATTGGTTTAAAACAGGCCACGCCCGCCCAGGCCCTGGAACACCTGTTGGTGCAGAAATGGAAACTGAGCCCCGGCGACAAAGACATGATTGTGATGCTGCACCAGTTCAGTTATACCTTAAAAGGCCAGGAAAAGCAACTGTCGGCCTCATTGGTGGTGCTCGGCGATGACGAGGTACACACCGCCATGGCCAAAACCGTGGGCCTGCCCATTGGCATTGCCACCAAACTGTTGCTCCAAGGCAAACTTACCCAACGCGGCGTGGTGGTGCCCCTGCAGGCAGACCTCTACACCCCCGTGCTGGCCGAACTCAAAGATCTGGGCATTGACTTTGTAGAACGCGAAACCGACATGGCGTTTTAG
- the xerD gene encoding site-specific tyrosine recombinase XerD, whose protein sequence is MNWSSSLKQFQGYLQLEKSLSANSVEAYVRDVRKLEHYFEVTAQTVLPLAVTVTHLQGFLEWINTLGMTAHSQARTISGIRAFYRFLIMEDLLDADPTETIEGPKLQRKLPDTLSYDEIVHLFEAIDVSTPEGTRNKAMLETLYSSGLRVSELIELKLSNVYEDLGFLRVTGKGNKERLVPIGRDALKYMRIYLDSVRRHQTIKKGQEDFVFLNRRGSGLTRVMIFNIIKDLAAKVGLQKSISPHTFRHSFATHLIEGGADLRAVQEMLGHESITTTEIYTHLDRDYLKQIIQDFHPRS, encoded by the coding sequence ATGAATTGGTCAAGTAGCTTAAAGCAATTCCAAGGATACCTGCAGCTGGAGAAATCTTTGTCTGCCAATTCTGTTGAGGCCTATGTGCGCGACGTGCGCAAACTGGAGCACTACTTTGAGGTGACTGCCCAAACCGTGCTTCCCTTGGCCGTGACCGTAACGCACCTGCAAGGCTTTCTGGAATGGATCAACACCCTGGGCATGACCGCCCATTCCCAGGCCCGCACCATCTCGGGCATACGCGCCTTTTACCGCTTCTTAATCATGGAAGACCTGCTGGACGCTGACCCCACTGAAACCATTGAAGGCCCCAAGCTGCAACGCAAACTCCCAGACACGCTCAGCTATGACGAGATTGTGCACTTGTTTGAGGCCATTGACGTGAGCACCCCTGAGGGCACCCGCAACAAAGCCATGCTGGAAACCCTTTACAGCTCCGGCCTGCGCGTCTCTGAACTGATTGAACTTAAGCTGAGCAATGTCTACGAAGACCTGGGTTTTCTGCGGGTGACCGGCAAAGGCAACAAAGAACGCCTGGTGCCCATTGGCCGCGACGCCCTCAAATACATGCGCATTTACTTAGACAGCGTGCGCCGCCACCAGACCATCAAAAAAGGACAGGAGGATTTTGTGTTCCTCAACCGCCGCGGTTCTGGTCTCACGCGCGTCATGATCTTTAACATTATCAAAGACCTGGCTGCCAAAGTAGGTTTGCAGAAAAGCATCAGCCCGCACACGTTCCGGCATTCTTTCGCCACGCACTTAATTGAAGGCGGCGCTGATTTACGCGCCGTGCAGGAAATGCTGGGCCATGAGTCCATTACCACCACTGAGATTTACACGCACCTGGATAGAGATTACCTCAAACAGATTATCCAGGATTTCCACCCCAGGAGTTAG
- a CDS encoding methyltransferase, translated as MANSFFQFKHFLIRQDQCAMKVCTDSCVFGAYVPVAKAQRILDIGAGTGLLSLMVAQRAPHAKIKAVEIDAAAARQAQENVAQSPWPGRIEVLGTSLQEFAATQPAPFDTIICNPPFFQASLKSPNAARNTAKHTGQLSFGEILAFADRFLSAEGQLHILLPPHEANVFRQEAALHGFYPHDILWLEASPGGKLLRAIHAYARAKTEPTEHTLAVKEQDHKTYTQPFQELLKPYYLHL; from the coding sequence GTGGCCAACTCCTTTTTCCAGTTTAAGCATTTTCTGATCAGGCAAGACCAGTGTGCCATGAAAGTGTGTACTGATTCCTGTGTGTTTGGGGCATATGTGCCGGTGGCGAAGGCGCAGCGTATTCTGGATATTGGTGCCGGCACCGGCCTGTTGAGTTTGATGGTGGCGCAACGGGCGCCGCACGCTAAGATAAAAGCTGTGGAGATTGACGCCGCCGCCGCCCGACAGGCGCAGGAGAATGTGGCCCAGAGCCCGTGGCCAGGTAGAATAGAAGTGCTGGGAACAAGTCTGCAGGAATTTGCCGCCACCCAGCCCGCTCCGTTTGACACCATCATCTGCAACCCGCCGTTTTTTCAGGCATCGTTGAAATCACCCAATGCGGCCAGAAACACCGCCAAGCATACCGGTCAGTTATCTTTCGGGGAAATTCTGGCGTTTGCAGATCGTTTTCTTTCCGCTGAGGGCCAACTGCACATTTTATTGCCGCCGCATGAGGCCAACGTATTCAGGCAGGAAGCTGCCTTGCACGGCTTTTACCCGCATGATATTCTTTGGCTGGAGGCCTCGCCCGGCGGAAAGTTGTTGCGCGCCATTCATGCCTATGCCAGAGCAAAGACAGAACCCACTGAACACACCTTGGCGGTGAAGGAACAAGACCATAAAACGTACACACAACCGTTCCAAGAACTTCTCAAGCCCTATTACTTACACCTTTGA